The proteins below are encoded in one region of Methanobacterium aggregans:
- a CDS encoding DUF11 domain-containing protein, translating to MNQNIHKRFLLFIITSVFVLACCGSVSAANQPDLEIKNVTDSQYIGNAIYNNTTAQTKMGFANNTTAAVYNIKIQNNGNTMDGFNITATTTDASWTVKYFDALTGGNDITSNITGDGWIVSLASGASKEFMVEVTAPSDYTGYVNNVILTAVSVSNSTLTDSVVASTMAVLSSNETLPGLSYSDIGDIILDGNDDHTTGVITLPFNISYYGNTYNSLRVNNNGYVQFTTEYPDSTYQPAIPNNAGVMLITPFWNDIYTDNSNSGKLHCKITDDMAIFTWDHVMNIDEDPFYNTFQLILTKSGFVGFSYGDLQWANDSVTSSDPDGSLAGFNFGNSTSSVIFKQFNTTADINVVANKTFWFYMAGNAPVQVPAADITVSQSVDKTSANPGNKVTFTVTVKNNGPGTATNVQIRDVIPSELLNVVITPSAGTYNSATGIWSIGNMESGASAFLRITGTIKSNVNINNTASRIETGTYYDAVISNDLASSSVVVVQDPSNGVVNAAESVKTVPMQKTGVPLQYIVMAVLMVLGGVLVPRKK from the coding sequence GTGAACCAAAATATACATAAAAGGTTTCTTCTGTTTATAATCACATCCGTTTTTGTCTTAGCATGCTGTGGATCAGTTTCCGCTGCAAATCAGCCTGATTTAGAGATCAAAAATGTTACAGACAGCCAATACATTGGTAACGCTATTTACAACAATACTACTGCTCAAACCAAGATGGGTTTTGCTAACAACACCACTGCAGCAGTTTACAATATTAAAATTCAGAACAACGGAAACACAATGGATGGTTTTAACATAACGGCCACCACAACCGACGCTTCCTGGACAGTAAAGTACTTCGATGCACTCACCGGTGGAAACGATATAACTTCTAACATAACTGGTGATGGATGGATAGTGAGCTTAGCTTCTGGAGCTTCAAAGGAATTCATGGTTGAAGTAACCGCACCATCAGATTACACAGGTTACGTTAATAATGTGATCTTAACAGCAGTCTCTGTGAGCAACAGCACATTAACTGACAGTGTTGTGGCATCGACCATGGCAGTGTTAAGCTCAAACGAAACGCTCCCAGGGCTCAGTTACTCTGACATCGGGGATATAATCCTTGACGGTAACGATGATCATACAACAGGCGTGATAACACTACCTTTCAACATTAGTTACTACGGAAACACTTACAACAGCCTACGGGTTAACAACAACGGATACGTCCAGTTCACCACGGAATATCCAGACTCTACATATCAACCTGCAATACCAAACAATGCTGGTGTAATGTTAATAACACCCTTCTGGAACGATATCTACACTGATAACTCTAATAGTGGAAAGCTTCACTGTAAGATAACAGATGACATGGCAATCTTCACGTGGGATCATGTAATGAACATTGATGAAGATCCCTTCTACAACACGTTCCAGCTCATACTCACAAAGAGTGGCTTTGTAGGATTCTCCTACGGTGATCTACAGTGGGCAAATGATTCTGTAACTTCATCAGATCCTGATGGATCCCTTGCAGGTTTTAACTTTGGAAATAGCACCAGTTCAGTGATCTTCAAACAGTTCAACACAACTGCAGACATAAATGTTGTTGCAAACAAAACCTTCTGGTTTTACATGGCCGGCAATGCACCTGTTCAGGTACCTGCAGCAGATATCACAGTTTCCCAGAGCGTTGACAAAACATCAGCAAACCCTGGAAATAAGGTAACTTTTACGGTTACAGTGAAAAACAACGGTCCAGGAACAGCCACCAACGTTCAGATAAGGGATGTAATTCCTTCAGAACTTCTAAATGTTGTCATAACGCCTTCTGCAGGAACTTACAATTCTGCAACCGGCATATGGAGCATTGGAAACATGGAATCTGGAGCATCAGCGTTCCTAAGGATCACAGGGACCATAAAATCCAATGTGAACATAAACAACACGGCTTCAAGGATAGAAACTGGAACCTACTACGACGCAGTTATCTCAAATGATTTAGCATCATCAAGCGTAGTTGTTGTACAAGATCCTTCTAATGGTGTTGTAAACGCAGCAGAATCAGTTAAAACAGTTCCAATGCAAAAAACAGGAGTTCCACTCCAGTACATTGTAATGGCAGTTTTAATGGTTTTAGGTGGAGTTTTAGTTCCTAGAAAGAAATGA
- the mch gene encoding methenyltetrahydromethanopterin cyclohydrolase: protein MVSVNLEAKKTLDQMMENAEELNVAVSKLDNGATVIDCGVNVAGSFKAGELYTKICLGGLAEVGISIPGDLSENFAIPSVKIKTDFPAISTLGAQKAGWSVSVGDFFALGSGPARALALKPAETYKEIGYKDDADLAILTLEADKLPGADVADSIASDCGVSPENVYLLVAPTSSLVGSIQIAGRVVENGTYKMLEFLKFDVTKVKHAAGIAPIAPVDPDGLKAMGKTNDAVLFGGRTYYYVESEEGDDIKDVAEKLPSASSDGFGKPFYDVFKEAEFDFYKIDKGMFAPAEVVINDLRTGEMFRAGAVNVELLKKSFGI from the coding sequence ATGGTAAGTGTCAATCTTGAAGCAAAAAAAACATTGGATCAGATGATGGAGAATGCAGAGGAACTCAACGTAGCAGTTTCAAAACTCGATAACGGTGCAACAGTAATTGATTGTGGGGTGAACGTTGCAGGAAGCTTTAAAGCTGGAGAACTTTACACGAAGATCTGTCTCGGTGGACTGGCAGAGGTGGGAATATCCATACCCGGTGACCTTTCAGAGAACTTTGCAATACCTTCAGTTAAGATAAAAACAGATTTCCCTGCAATATCAACACTCGGAGCACAGAAAGCAGGATGGTCAGTCAGTGTAGGTGACTTCTTCGCACTTGGATCCGGACCTGCAAGGGCCCTTGCACTCAAACCTGCAGAAACCTACAAAGAAATAGGATACAAAGATGATGCAGACCTTGCAATATTAACACTCGAAGCTGATAAATTACCTGGAGCAGACGTAGCAGATTCAATAGCATCAGACTGTGGTGTTTCACCAGAAAACGTTTACCTCCTCGTTGCACCAACATCATCCCTTGTTGGTTCAATCCAGATAGCTGGAAGGGTAGTTGAAAACGGAACCTACAAGATGCTTGAATTCCTCAAATTCGACGTCACAAAGGTTAAACATGCAGCAGGTATAGCACCAATAGCACCAGTTGACCCAGATGGACTCAAGGCAATGGGTAAAACCAACGATGCAGTTCTATTCGGAGGTAGAACCTACTACTACGTAGAATCTGAAGAAGGAGATGACATAAAAGACGTTGCTGAAAAATTACCATCTGCATCCTCAGATGGATTTGGTAAACCATTCTACGATGTCTTCAAGGAAGCTGAATTTGACTTCTACAAAATAGACAAGGGAATGTTCGCACCTGCAGAAGTTGTTATAAACGACCTCAGAACTGGTGAAATGTTCCGTGCAGGAGCAGTGAACGTTGAACTTCTGAAGAAGTCATTTGGAATTTAA
- a CDS encoding thymidylate synthase — MAILKKVPTIKEGWKALVKTIVKKGAEINDERGSLTKELLNTMVMVKNPLDTEPPEGYFWSGEKLDKYAEQFISDDRQGFVYTYGNRLRAHFQGIDQIQEAINRLKNCKESRRAISITWDPPTDTANDEVPCMILVDFKIRDDKLHTTGLWRSHDIYGAWFPNAVGLSHLAQYAADQIGVEVGTLTIHSISAHIYEVNFKEAEEV, encoded by the coding sequence ATGGCTATCCTAAAGAAGGTACCAACCATAAAGGAAGGGTGGAAAGCCCTTGTAAAAACTATAGTGAAGAAAGGTGCTGAGATAAATGATGAACGAGGTTCATTGACCAAGGAACTTTTAAACACAATGGTGATGGTTAAAAACCCCCTTGACACAGAACCCCCTGAAGGATACTTCTGGAGCGGTGAAAAACTTGATAAATATGCTGAACAGTTCATCTCTGATGACAGACAGGGATTCGTTTACACCTACGGCAACAGGTTAAGGGCACACTTCCAGGGTATAGATCAGATACAGGAAGCAATAAATAGACTTAAAAACTGCAAGGAATCAAGAAGGGCCATATCAATAACATGGGACCCTCCTACAGACACAGCAAATGATGAAGTGCCCTGCATGATACTCGTTGACTTCAAGATACGCGACGACAAGCTTCACACAACCGGACTGTGGAGATCACATGACATCTACGGGGCATGGTTCCCAAATGCAGTGGGACTCAGTCATCTGGCCCAGTACGCAGCAGACCAGATTGGGGTTGAGGTTGGAACACTCACCATCCACTCAATAAGTGCCCATATCTATGAAGTGAACTTCAAAGAGGCGGAAGAGGTTTAA
- a CDS encoding methionine synthase, whose amino-acid sequence MLTTVVGSYPALPEEPSSLSQKLSSFFGTYDRYKPAIELAVRDQIEAGIDIISDGQVRDGMVEIFAKAIPGMTVEGNTPKIVGKIKPSPVSISAEDLKYAVKIAEGISKEYSSNPCKIEEGVKGVKGIITGPSTLVFSSLLEGFYKSKDKAVIDLAYALKKEAEFLERTGAVYIQIDEPFLSTGLPDIKTAKKAIEIITKDLKVPTAMHVCGDISDVFEELLTFPVDIVDCEFAGIPKNINVLEEAANKGLIKDKKIGFGCIDTKKKEVEDPKKVLELIKKGLEALGKDNLIIDPDCGMKMLPKEAAFSKLKAMTEAVGWLS is encoded by the coding sequence ATGTTAACCACAGTTGTTGGAAGTTATCCAGCGTTACCAGAAGAACCATCATCCCTATCTCAAAAACTTTCGAGTTTTTTTGGAACCTACGACAGATACAAACCTGCAATAGAACTTGCTGTGCGGGATCAAATAGAAGCAGGAATTGATATCATATCTGATGGACAGGTAAGGGATGGGATGGTTGAGATCTTTGCAAAGGCCATTCCAGGAATGACTGTTGAAGGCAACACTCCCAAGATCGTTGGGAAAATTAAACCCTCCCCAGTATCCATATCTGCTGAAGACCTCAAATATGCAGTGAAGATTGCTGAAGGCATCTCCAAGGAATACAGCTCCAATCCCTGCAAAATCGAAGAGGGTGTTAAAGGAGTTAAAGGCATAATAACAGGTCCTTCAACCCTGGTTTTTTCATCCCTGCTTGAAGGATTTTACAAGAGCAAGGACAAAGCTGTAATTGATTTAGCGTATGCTTTAAAGAAGGAAGCAGAATTTTTAGAAAGAACAGGGGCAGTTTACATTCAGATCGATGAACCATTTCTTTCAACTGGACTGCCAGATATAAAAACTGCAAAAAAAGCTATTGAAATTATAACAAAGGATCTGAAGGTTCCAACAGCAATGCACGTCTGTGGAGATATAAGTGATGTTTTTGAGGAACTTTTAACATTTCCTGTTGACATAGTAGACTGTGAATTTGCAGGAATCCCTAAAAATATAAATGTTCTTGAAGAAGCAGCAAATAAAGGCCTCATCAAGGATAAGAAGATAGGATTTGGATGCATCGACACCAAGAAGAAGGAAGTTGAGGATCCCAAAAAGGTTTTAGAACTCATAAAAAAGGGCTTGGAAGCTCTTGGAAAAGATAACCTCATAATTGACCCTGACTGTGGAATGAAAATGCTTCCAAAAGAAGCTGCATTCTCAAAACTCAAAGCAATGACGGAGGCGGTAGGATGGCTATCCTAA
- a CDS encoding DUF1894 domain-containing protein: MTFCLETYLQESEDYRILTSRSGFKDCAKLIEKEAVKVIHVNPGEKILGARIIGLPPVPIGIDEENSRVMIPYTKPCHGTAVVEIPIDEEELSRIKLVAVD, encoded by the coding sequence ATGACGTTCTGTCTTGAAACTTACCTGCAGGAATCAGAGGATTATAGAATACTGACTTCAAGATCTGGATTTAAAGACTGCGCTAAACTCATTGAAAAGGAAGCAGTCAAAGTTATTCACGTGAATCCTGGAGAAAAAATACTTGGTGCCCGTATAATTGGCCTTCCACCTGTACCAATAGGAATCGATGAAGAAAATAGTAGGGTCATGATTCCATACACCAAACCATGCCATGGGACAGCGGTTGTGGAAATTCCAATTGATGAAGAAGAGCTATCAAGGATCAAATTAGTTGCAGTGGATTGA
- a CDS encoding DUF1890 domain-containing protein, which yields MKKALILLGCPEAPSQTPMAVYSTYKLQKMGYEVTVASTPSAMKLLEVSDPEELYVKNKIDIESCLENLEPEQYDLLVGFVHKDAAVSYFVTFYHILNTDSIALVFEKDHELLEKFQKAVSENTDAKIIAVRAYHNPTPLRVKFDRAVKELEE from the coding sequence ATGAAAAAAGCCCTTATATTGTTAGGATGTCCGGAAGCACCGTCACAAACTCCAATGGCAGTTTATTCGACCTATAAACTCCAGAAAATGGGATACGAAGTCACGGTTGCAAGCACGCCCTCTGCAATGAAGCTTCTGGAGGTTTCGGATCCAGAAGAACTGTACGTAAAGAACAAGATAGACATAGAATCCTGCCTTGAAAACCTTGAACCCGAACAGTACGATCTTCTCGTGGGATTTGTTCACAAGGATGCTGCAGTTTCCTACTTCGTAACCTTTTACCATATATTGAACACAGATTCAATTGCACTGGTATTTGAAAAGGACCATGAGCTTCTTGAAAAATTCCAGAAAGCAGTTTCAGAAAATACTGATGCTAAAATAATAGCTGTAAGGGCTTATCATAATCCAACACCCCTCAGAGTTAAATTCGATAGGGCTGTTAAGGAACTGGAGGAATAA
- a CDS encoding GNAT family N-acetyltransferase codes for MKNIKIRNLEDGDLTQIAELAGKCSPMITEKNSVYHLFTKFFKKTSFVAEDHGKGIMGFLLGFISQEDLNEAYIHLLCVKPGFKKEGFASCLLKNLFEVLNDAGCRKVFLVTNPRNKVAISFYKSLGFTEYETDQTMNINGLKVARDYNGPGNHRVVFFKMV; via the coding sequence ATGAAAAATATTAAAATAAGAAATTTGGAGGATGGAGATCTAACCCAAATTGCGGAACTTGCAGGAAAGTGCAGTCCAATGATAACAGAAAAAAATTCAGTGTATCACCTGTTCACAAAATTCTTTAAAAAAACATCATTCGTAGCTGAAGACCATGGAAAGGGAATAATGGGCTTTTTACTCGGATTTATTTCACAAGAAGATCTTAACGAAGCATACATTCACCTTTTATGTGTAAAACCCGGTTTTAAAAAGGAAGGTTTTGCTTCCTGCCTTCTTAAGAATTTATTTGAAGTTCTGAATGATGCTGGCTGCAGAAAAGTTTTTCTTGTAACAAATCCCAGAAACAAGGTTGCAATTTCATTTTACAAAAGTTTAGGTTTTACTGAGTACGAAACTGATCAAACAATGAACATCAATGGGCTGAAGGTTGCAAGGGATTACAACGGCCCTGGAAATCACAGGGTAGTTTTCTTCAAAATGGTTTAA
- the hypB gene encoding hydrogenase nickel incorporation protein HypB has translation MHKVADIEIQHDIMVANKKLAKRNQRIFDKADTFSIDVLGAIGSGKTSLLEILIQKMDYKIGVIAGDVISKFDAGRIEKYGAPVVGLNTGKECHLDAHLVEHALGDLPLEDIDLLFIENVGNLICPVDFDLGSHIRMVVISVSEGDDTVEKHPLIFKDADMVVINKVDIADAVGADQDKMVSDVKELNPDAVVIKSSLKTGKGLDEIIGTIEKFMKELKV, from the coding sequence ATGCATAAAGTTGCAGATATTGAGATACAGCACGACATTATGGTTGCAAACAAAAAACTTGCAAAAAGAAACCAGAGAATATTTGATAAAGCAGATACATTTTCAATTGATGTTTTAGGAGCAATAGGCTCTGGAAAAACATCACTTCTTGAAATCCTGATCCAGAAAATGGACTACAAAATAGGTGTTATAGCAGGGGATGTTATAAGCAAGTTCGACGCAGGAAGAATTGAAAAATATGGAGCACCTGTTGTAGGGCTGAACACTGGTAAAGAATGCCACTTAGATGCCCATCTTGTGGAGCACGCCCTTGGAGACCTTCCACTTGAAGACATAGACTTGTTATTTATAGAGAACGTTGGAAACCTCATATGCCCCGTGGATTTCGACCTTGGGTCCCACATAAGAATGGTTGTTATAAGTGTCAGCGAGGGAGACGACACAGTTGAAAAACATCCCCTTATATTCAAGGATGCAGACATGGTTGTCATCAACAAGGTTGATATTGCAGATGCAGTTGGAGCAGACCAGGACAAAATGGTCAGTGATGTTAAAGAGCTAAACCCTGATGCAGTAGTTATAAAAAGTAGTCTAAAGACTGGTAAAGGGCTTGATGAAATCATTGGTACAATAGAAAAGTTCATGAAAGAATTGAAGGTTTAA
- the hypA gene encoding hydrogenase maturation nickel metallochaperone HypA, with protein MHELSMADAMVKTILDVAEKNDATEIIEATVEVGKLTMLNPEQLKFLLDVLVENTLLENATINIEEVSVEIKCNSCDYTGPANMDDSDHYMAIVKCPECSERDLEITAGRECNVKNIKIEKEDD; from the coding sequence ATGCATGAACTTTCAATGGCTGACGCTATGGTTAAAACAATTCTGGACGTTGCAGAGAAAAATGATGCTACAGAGATAATTGAAGCTACCGTAGAAGTTGGAAAACTTACAATGCTCAATCCAGAGCAGCTTAAATTTCTTTTAGATGTTCTAGTTGAAAACACACTGCTTGAAAATGCAACTATCAACATAGAAGAAGTTTCAGTCGAAATTAAATGTAATTCATGTGATTACACTGGACCTGCAAATATGGATGATTCAGATCATTACATGGCAATTGTTAAATGTCCTGAATGTAGTGAACGAGATTTAGAAATAACTGCAGGACGGGAATGTAACGTTAAGAACATTAAAATAGAAAAAGAAGATGATTAA
- a CDS encoding ribose-phosphate diphosphokinase: MIIGGSASQKLAAKIAWELEDTLCPVETRKFPDGERYLRIKEDVEDGAVVVQSTGYPQDENLIELFLILKTLQDMAVEDVKVVIPYFGYGRQERRFKDFEAVSASIMADMIEFCGASELLCVNLHEDDIRDFFDIPVHNLSAMQPLAEHIGAKFEDPVIVAPDKGALSFAEEIAGILGCECDHMEKTRISPEKVETKPKNMDVKGRDTVIIDDIISTGGTIVNATNILRKHGAESVVVSCVHPVLVGDALLKIFAAGVDDVIGTDTLRSDVSTVSIAGIVAQKLREI, encoded by the coding sequence TTGATAATAGGTGGATCTGCTTCACAAAAATTGGCTGCAAAAATTGCATGGGAACTTGAAGACACTTTATGTCCCGTGGAAACTCGTAAATTTCCTGACGGAGAAAGATACCTTCGCATAAAAGAGGATGTGGAGGATGGTGCTGTTGTTGTTCAATCAACAGGTTATCCTCAGGATGAAAACCTTATAGAACTTTTTTTAATCCTCAAAACCCTCCAAGATATGGCTGTGGAAGATGTTAAGGTTGTGATACCCTACTTCGGATATGGGAGGCAAGAGCGAAGATTTAAAGATTTTGAAGCAGTTTCAGCATCTATAATGGCAGATATGATCGAATTTTGTGGTGCATCTGAGCTTCTGTGTGTTAACCTGCATGAAGATGATATCCGGGACTTTTTTGACATTCCAGTGCACAACCTTTCAGCAATGCAACCCCTTGCAGAACACATCGGTGCAAAATTTGAAGATCCTGTTATCGTTGCCCCTGATAAAGGTGCTCTCAGCTTTGCAGAGGAAATTGCAGGAATTTTAGGCTGTGAGTGTGACCACATGGAGAAAACCAGAATATCACCAGAAAAGGTTGAAACCAAACCTAAAAACATGGATGTTAAAGGCAGAGACACTGTGATAATTGATGACATCATAAGCACAGGTGGTACAATAGTTAACGCTACAAATATTTTAAGGAAACATGGTGCAGAGAGTGTTGTTGTGAGCTGCGTCCACCCTGTCCTCGTGGGCGATGCACTCCTGAAAATATTCGCTGCAGGAGTGGACGATGTTATAGGGACAGACACCCTCCGATCCGATGTCAGCACTGTTTCCATTGCAGGAATCGTTGCTCAAAAGCTCAGGGAAATTTAA